In Gossypium hirsutum isolate 1008001.06 chromosome D06, Gossypium_hirsutum_v2.1, whole genome shotgun sequence, one genomic interval encodes:
- the LOC107901917 gene encoding cysteine-rich receptor-like protein kinase 25, which produces MMMVDSFTKLFLVAVCLSTFSFGSLEALTRWYCFCSNAATLTGNIVYAANVDQLFSYLSTNATEHDGFFNTTAGQEPNMVYGLFLCRGDARPEICRDCINLAAADVVKLCPNQSWAIIWYNKSMLRYSNRSIFSSMAERPNVTLSYWVDAMEPYRFNRLVATVMKDIATRAPNATSRTKKFATKEATFNAFQTLQPSTVHTRHFQ; this is translated from the coding sequence atgatgatgGTTGATTCCTTCACCAAACTCTTTCTTGTCGCTGTGTGTCTTTCAACCTTTAGCTTCGGCAGTTTAGAGGCTCTAACGCGATGGTACTGCTTCTGTTCCAACGCAGCCACTTTGACCGGAAACATCGTCTATGCCGCGAATGTCGATCAGCTCTTCTCTTATCTCTCAACCAACGCGACGGAGCACGACGGATTCTTCAACACCACCGCGGGACAGGAGCCTAACATGGTGTATGGTCTCTTTCTCTGCCGTGGGGATGCCCGTCCTGAAATATGCCGTGACTGCATCAACCTTGCTGCTGCCGATGTAGTTAAACTTTGTCCTAACCAAAGTTGGGCTATTATTTGGTATAACAAGAGCATGCTACGTTACTCGAACCGGTCCATCTTTTCCTCCATGGCTGAAAGACCTAATGTAACTTTGTCGTACTGGGTAGACGCCATGGAACCATACCGCTTTAACCGGCTGGTTGCAACTGTGATGAAAGATATTGCAACTCGGGCTCCAAATGCTACATCTAGGACTAAAAAGTTTGCTACGAAAGAGGCAACTTTTAATGCGTTCCAAACACTACAGCCTAGCACAGTGCACACCAGACATTTCCAGTGA